The window CGGCTCCCCTCTTCCGTTCGTGTCGAGCGTAGTCGAGACACCGCAGCGCTACCGTGTCTCGACTACGCTCGACACGAACGGATTAGGGTCAGCGGCCCTCCACTGTCAGATAAACCGGCCCAATCTCAGGTAAATCGGCGCCGCTGCGCCTCGATCAGTTGTCCGTGACCGCAGGGCGCGAGACAGCCCCGGCATCGACCGCCATCTTGGGTGCAGTCGCCCCACGCGCAATCGCTGCCGTTACCTCGCGCGTGCCTGCGCAGTCCTTGCCGCACAGGTTTTCCAGCCGCGCCAGCGAAGCCCGCGCCTTGTCGGTCGCGCCCTTCTCGGCCAGCGTCACGCCTTCGCCCGAAATCGCCGCGAGATTGCGCGGATCGCGGGCCAGCGCATCGCGATAGTAATGCAGCGCCTTGCCGGTCATGCCGGTCTCGCGCGTGGCACCTGCCAGCGCGACCAGCACGGTGGCGCTGCCCGGCTGCACCGTCAGCGCGGCTTCGTAAGCGCTCACCGCACCATCATGATCCCCCGCAGCCTCAGCCGCCCGACCCTGATCGAGCAGGCTGACGACACGCGGGTCGAGCGTTTCGGGCGGCACCGAAAGCGAAACGGAAGACGTCATCGCGATCGCGAGAGAAAGTGCGACGGCAACGGGGGTATAGCGCATCAACAGGTCCTTGGCCGAGGGCGAGATCCTCTTCATGACCGAAACGCTATCATAGCCTGACGAAGCGTGCGACGAAAAAGCCGTCGGTTCCGTCATGGGCCGGAGACAATCGCATGCCGTCTCCGCGCGGCGTTCCGGCGGGGAGATGCGGCAGCTCCGCACGCCAGCCCGGATGCTCGGCCAGGAACTGCGCAGCGCGGGTCCGTCCTTCGGC of the Novosphingobium sp. 9 genome contains:
- a CDS encoding tetratricopeptide repeat protein, yielding MKRISPSAKDLLMRYTPVAVALSLAIAMTSSVSLSVPPETLDPRVVSLLDQGRAAEAAGDHDGAVSAYEAALTVQPGSATVLVALAGATRETGMTGKALHYYRDALARDPRNLAAISGEGVTLAEKGATDKARASLARLENLCGKDCAGTREVTAAIARGATAPKMAVDAGAVSRPAVTDN